TCGCGTCGCTCAAGAGCGTGTGTGTGCCCAACTCGTTGGCGTGCTCCACCCATGCCTCTTCCGCCTCCGGGGTAGGCGCAATGCGCTTAAAGTTCTTCTCCCGCACATAGCGGATGCAATCGGTAATCCATTCCACAATCGTCTCGGCGCAGACCGTGTAGTTGCAGAACGCCGCGTTCGTGGCAATGAAGAGATTGGGGAAGCCAGCGGTCTGGAGCCCCAGGTAAGTGCTGAGCCCCTTAGTGGCCCACTTGTCCTTGAGCGTCTGCCCGCCTTCGCCGCGAATATCCATCGAGGTCAACGCCCCGGTGATGGCGTCAAACCCCGTGGCGTAGATGATGACGTCAAATTCGTACTCCTGCTTCGTTGTCTTGACGCCTTTTGGAGTGATGGCCTCGATCGGGGCCGAGCGGACATCGACCAGCAGGACGTTGTCGCGGTTGTAGGCTTCGTAATACTCGGTTTCCAAGGGAATACGCTTGGAACCAAACGGATGGTCCTTGGGCGCGAGCAGTTCCGCCACCACGGGATCCTTGACACGCGCCCGGATCTTGTTGCGGACAAACTCGGCGAAGTCCTCGTTGGCTTCCCGGTTAGTCATAATGTCGTGGAAATTGCCCAACCATTTCGCGAACCCGGGTTGCGCCCACAACTTCTCGTACACCGCCAGCCGCTCTTCCTTCGATACGTCAAAGGTATTGCGCGGGTCGAAGTCGTGCATAAAGGCAGCGGGAGTTTCGCGAATGCGTTTGTGAATTTTGTCGTAGTTAGCCTTCCACTGATTCTGGGTCTCCGAGGAAACCAGCCCATTGCGCAACGGCGCACAGTAATTCGGCGTGCGCTGGAAGACCGTGAGCTGGCCGACTTCTTTGGCGATGATCGGGATGAGCTGCACGGCGGTGGCGCCAGTACCAATAACCGCTACGCGCTTGCCGGTGAAGTCTATCTTTTCCTTCGGCCAGCGAGAGGTATGAAACGATTTGCCCTTGAAGCTATCAACCCCCGCAAACGGAGGCATATAGCGGGCGGACAAGATGCCAGCCGCTGAGACGACAAATTGCGCCCGGGCGCACTGGCCATTCTCCAACTGCACATCCCAGCGATTCGCCTTCTCGTCGTAGACCGCCGATTTGACCCGAGAATTGAATTGGATATTAGGGCGCAGGTTGAACTTGTCCGTCACAAAATTGAGGTATTGTTCGTTTTCCGGCTGACCAGAATAGTGTTCCTTCCAGTTCCATTCTTGCAGGAGTTCCTTAGACCACGAATAGCCGTAGGTTTCACTCTCGGAATCGAAGCGGCAGCCGGGGTAGCGGTTCCAATACCAGGTGCCGCCCACGCCGCTGCCATCCTCATAGCACCGTACCTTGAGCCCAAGCTCCTGTAGACGGTACAGTTGATAAATGCCGGAAACTCCGGCGCCGATCACGATCGCGTCAAATTGCTCGATCGGCCCCGTAGCGGTGACCGTCGTAGACTGCTGAACGTTTGCCATAGCCTTCCTCCTTTATGTTTCTGAACTTTCTGGTCCTTTTGTGTATCGGGTATGTCCATTTTCTGCAAGAGCGACGACCAAACACCAAACCCACAAGGGGCATAGCATAGACTGCGGGCTTGCTGACCAAGGCTCGGCCTCTTCAGCGAGACGCGCATCTATCGCGCCGCAGTACGGAACGCGACTTGTTCACCCTACCTCTTGAATAGCGGTTTCTCTCTCAGTAAAAATGCAACTGGCAATTTGGGAGCACTCTTTCCCTCGCTTACACAGCACAGGCGAGAGCACTAAACCAAACGCCACGAGATTGGCACCCCAGAGTCGTCACCCTGAACGAAATGAAGGGTCTTCCAGTGAGATTCTTCGCTCCGCTTAGAATGACATGCCTGAAGAGTTACATCGTAAAGTGTACGAATGTCATGCACTCTGGTTTAGCAGTCAGGAGAGCAACTATGGACCCGATTCGTGTCCTCCTCGCCGATGACCATACTTTGGTCCGGGCCGGTCTGCGGCTCATCATCGAGCAGATCCCTGGCGTTGAAGTGGTGGCCGAGGCCAGCGATGGACGTGAAGCGCTCCAATTGATTCCCAAAACTCACCCCGCCATTGTACTTATGGACATTTCGATGGCCGATTTGAATGGCCTGGAAGCCACGGCCTACATTTCGCAAGACTACCCGGAGGTGCGCGTCATCATCCTGTCCATGCACTCGGATGAGCGCCATGTGATCCAAGCCGTTCGCGCTGGCGCAGTCGGCTACGTACTCAAAGATGCGGTGAAATCCGAGCTGGAAGTCGCGCTGCGCTCCGTGATGCGTGGAGATGTGTACCTGAGCGCCGCCGTCTCCAAATATGTCCTCACGAATTATCGTCGCCAATTGCGCGGCGAGCCGCAGGAAGACCCCAAGGAAACCGGAGACTCCGGCCAGCTCACGACGCCGGAGCGGGAACTACTCCAACTGATCGCCGAAGGTCGTACGACCAAAGAAATTGCCGCGAAGTTGCACCTCAGCATCAAAGCCATCGAAGCGCGGCGCGCCCGGCTGATGGATCGTCTGGATATTCGCGATCTGGCGGGACTCGTGCGTTACGCCATCCGCATCGGCCTCGTCTCGGCGGAGACGTAACACTAGTAGTCTGTCAGTTTGAATTTGAGGGGCTGTCATTCCGAACCAGAACGAAGTGAAGGTGAGGAATCTCGTGTTGCCCCTGCCTGCTTGAGATTCCTCGTCGTGGAGTTTACCCCGAGCGAAGTCGAGGGGCCTTTCGGAATGACATCCAGCAAAATCGCCTGGACGAAGTACTAGCTTCCCCACCTCGCCGGCATCGGTAGGGTCTTTCCCGACAAAAAATAGGGTATTTTCTCCTATGCCTGTCAGCGGAACTTGCCTAGAGTGCGTCCTGTAGGCGTGAGGTGGAGCAAAAATACCCGGTCGTCACAGGGCATCCCACCAGCGCCTCGTCCGTGAAAGTCATAAGGAGCTGCATCTATGAATCTCTCTTCTTACCCCACACATCGTCCGGCCTCGGCTCGCTCTACCAGGCTTTCGCCGTCGTTTGGCAATGTACGAGCGGCGAACTCGGTTTTGGTGCCCGCCTTTATTTTGCCCGAGCAATTTTACAATCGCCCGTCTCAATCCGCTGCGTCTTACGGCCCATCGGCGTTAATGCTCGCGATCCTTGAAGACGCGCTGTCGTGCGTGCAGCGCCAATTCGCCAGCACAAAGAAACGTAACCAACGCCTCGCCAGAGAAGCCGAATCCTGGATCTTCGACAACGACTCGAGTTGGCCGTTCTCTTGCGCCAACATTTGCAGCACGCTCGACATCGACATCGCATATTTGCGGCTTCAAGTAAAAAAACTCCGACAACGGCATCCTGCCGTCGCGACTCCAGAGCGACCGCGCATTATTGCCATGCCCAATCCGGCGAAGCTGGCAGCATAAAATCCCGGCTCGAGGGTTTTCCCGCTCGTCGTCCAGGCAACGATCGGCTATCTTGAGTCCGTAGCAATCCTTCGGAAGATGTCCTTTATGTGCTCGGGATAGCACTGCCGTTATGAAGACTTCACCTCCCGTACCTCCCGGTCCAGCACGTTCCGAAGAAGCTGCGGGGCCTCTCCCTTCACCCGCGTCCTCCCCGGACCCCGGGCTGGTGCTCGCCACCATCATTTCCGCTCAGCTTCGCTCCGTGGCACTTGGCCTCGGTCTTCTCTACGCTGCTCTCGGTTTTCTCCACCTTCTGGTGCTTCCAGCCCCGATCGCGCACCCGATGTCGCTCCTAGCAACCGGCACGGCGTTGGTGCTGTTCGGGCTGCATTTCCTGCTCAAATATCGCCCGGCTCCCTGGTCTTGGGCTCATGCCGTTGCCGCCGGCATGGGGAGCCTCGCTCTGCTGAACAGCGCGGTCCATCTCTTTCTGACAGCAGACCCGCAACAAACCCTGAACTTCATCTTCGTCCTGATCGCGGCCGGCAGCCTTTTCCTCTCCACGCGCTGGCTGCTGTGGTTCATGCTCGTCATTCTGGTCAGTTGGCTGCTCATCGCGGGACAAGCAGTATTTACCCAACCGTGGCTACATTTCGGCTTTGCCCTCCTGATGAGTGCGGTAGTCGCACTGCTCATTCACCGCTTCCGCGTCTCTACGCTGCTGCACTTGGAATCCCTCCGGCTGCAAAACGAATCGAGAAACAACGTCCTCGAAGAAGCGATGCGCGCCGCGCGGCAAGGCGAGGAAGTCGCCGCTGCCGCCAACCAAGCCAAAAGCGCGTTTTTGGCGCATATGAGCCATGAGATCCGCACGCCGATGAATGCCATGCTCGGCATGGCGGAAATGCTGGAGGACACCCCACTCACCCCCGAGCAGCAAAAATACGTCGGCATCTTCAAAACGGCGGGAGACACCTTGCTGACGCTCATCGACGACATTCTCGATCTCTCGAAGATCGAGGCTGGGAAGCTCGATCTCGAAGCCGTCGCATTCGACTTGTCCACGTTGATAAAAGACACCCTCAACGTGCTCGCGCCGCGTGCCCAGGCAAAGAATCTCGCCTTGACGCACCGGCTTCCTGCGACACTCCCGCTCCGATTGATCGGCGACCCGTTTCAGCTCCGCCAAGTGTTACTGAATCTCGTCGGCAATGCCATCAAATTTACTGCCCATGGCGGGGTGGAAGTCGAGGTCCACATACTATCGCCGGCGACAGCGCTCGGCTCGCTCCCCCAGGGCAACAGCGCCTCTCCTGTCCATCACGTGACGTTCTCGGTACGCGATACCGGCATCGGCATCCCCAAAGAGAAAATCGAAAGCATTTTCCAGAGTTTTACTCAGGCGGACTCCTCCATCACGCGGCAGTACGGCGGCACGGGCTTGGGCTTGTCCATTTCGCAACGACTCGTGAGGCTGATGGGCGGTCAGCTCCAAGTCGAGAGTATGGAAGGGCAAGGCAGCCGCTTTTTTTTCTCGCTCCCGCTCCGTGCCGGGGGCATCGCCAGCGACATGAAGGAAGAACCGTCCCCCTCTCCGGCATTCTCAGGCAATGGCAGCGTTCCCGCGCAGCAGGAGGAACACGCGGTCCATATTCTGCTGGCGGAAGACCTGTATGACAACCGCTTGATTTTCCAAGCCTATTTGCGTCACCCGGACTATCGGGTTGACCTCGCGGACAATGGCGACATCGCGTTCCGCAAATTCCAAACCAAACGCTACGACCTGGTTCTGATGGACATGCAGATGCCGGTGATGGATGGCTACACCGCAACCCGTGCCATTCGCCAATGGGAAAAAGAGCAAGGACGATCACCCATCCCTATTTTGGCCCTGACCGCCTACGCCATGAAAGAAGAACAACAGAAGAGCTTGGCTGCCGGATGCACCGAGCATCTGGTGAAGCCCATCAGGAAAGAGACGCTCCTCACCATCGTTCGCTCATACCTGCCGCAGGCTCCCCACCAGGACCAAGACCAACCTACGGAGCTGACCGCCACCGCCAGTGCTCCGGTTCTTGCTCAGGTACCGGCGGAACTGCAAAAGCTTATCCCGACCTATCTCACATCGCAGCGAGACGAAGTCTCTCAGATTCGTGCCGCCCTGGAACAGAAAGACTACGACACGATTCGTTCTCAAGGCCACGCTATGCGCGGCGCCGGCGGGATGTTCGGCTTTCAGGCGATCAGCGAAATTGGTGCGGCCCTGGAGAATGCCGCAAAAAGCCAAGATGGCGGCGCGATCCGCCGGTGCGTGGACGATTTAGCTGCGTACTTGGAAAGAGTCGAGGTCGTGTACCAGTGACTACAAGCGGGGTAGAGATGCCCCGCCGGGGCGTCTCTACAAGAAACCATAAGAACTTCCGCCACTCAGGACCTCTCGTCGCCTTTGAAGAGCGGACAGTGTCTGCAAAAACTCCCCAGCCCAGCGGTAAATGTTCTGCGCCTCGACTTGCTGGCGGAGCCGCTGCATCCGTTGGCACACCTCGGTCTCGGACAGAGACAGAGCGGCAGCGAAAGCCGTAGCGAATCCGGCACAATCGTGAGGGTCGATCAGCATCGCTTGATCGAGTTCCTGCGCTGCTCCGGCAAACCGACTCAAAAGCACGACCCCACGCTCGTCAGTCCTGGCGGCGACATACTCTTTAGCGACCAAGTTCATGCCGTCGCATAACGCGCTTACCACACATACATCGGCGAGACGATAGAGCGCCAAGAGTTGCACTAGGGAGAGGTGTTGCGGGAGAAAGACGATCGGCTGCCACTCGGCGTCGCCATACTGCGCGTTGATTTCCTGCACCAAGCGCGCGATCCGCTCCGATACGGCACGATAGCGCTCGAGATGCGTGCGACACGCGGGACCGGCCTGGAGAAACACGACTTGACGGCGATAGTCGGGAGAGCGTTGCAGGAAATGCGCAAATGCACGCAGACGTTCGGGAATGCCCTTGGTGTCATCGAGCCGGTCGATGCCGAGACACAAGCGCTTTCCCCACAACCTATACGCGTTGCGCCAACGCTCCATCTCGCACTGCACCGCCGCGCTTTCCGCCTGTCGAGAAAACGCGATGAAATCTACGCTAATCGGAAACGCCCCGACCGCAGTCCCCCCGGTCCCTTCTCCTGCACGCAAAGCCAGGAAATTGTCCAGATCGCGCGGAGTCTGAAAACCGACCAAGTCGTTCGCGCACAGCCCATCGAGAAGATCTCGTTGCCATGGGCAGTGACGGAACGTCTCCGGACGTGGCCAGGGAATATGCCAAAACTGGGCAACCGTGAGGTCCGGACGCGCCGTTCTCAGCAGCCGTGGCAACAGAGCAAAGTGATAGTCGTGAATCCACACGACCGCCGGCTTGGTTCCCACCTCGGCAAGAATTGCACGAGCGAACGCGACATTGGTCCGTAGGTAGGCGTGCCAGTCCTCGTCGCGCAGCTCCACGGAGGTCTCCATCTGGTGACACCATGGCCATAATCCGTTGTTGGCAAAGCGATCGTTGAAGCGCTGGTCCGTGGGGCTCGGCAACTGGACCCTTCGGTACCGATAAGGCAACCCCAGAGATGAGGGTGTCGGGGTGAGACTTCCCCGCGCCATCCATATTCCCCCACAGGCGCGCAGCACCGGTTCGAGGGCATTCACCACCCCAGACGCCGGACGCGCGGAGGAGGCCGTGCCGTTCTCGGCTTCGACGAGAACCGGCTCACGATTGGTCACGACCACGAGTCGCGCGGTGCCGAACCGCCGCTGCCAAGTGTGAGCGAGGCGAGCAGCGGTCCAGCGCATTTAGCGTCCACGAAATTGCGGCGGGCGTTTCTCGATAAAGGCGCGCACGCCTTCTTGGTGATCCTCAGTAAGGCCGCAGCGATTATGGGTCTCGGCCTCGCGATCGAGCATGGCGCGGAAATCCACAGTGGTGGAGAGGTTGATGTTAGCTTTCATGTAGCGGTAGCTGACCAGCGGGCCGGAGGCGATGCGCTCGGCCATGGCCATGGCCTCTTCCCACAGTTGTTCATGCGGAGCGACACGGTTCACCAGATTCACGCGCAGCGCTTCGTCGGCAGAGATCATGTCCGGCAGAAAGAACAGCTCTTTCGCCTTGGCCTGACCGACCAGTTGCGTCAACTGCCACGTCACACCGTAATCGCCACCATAACCGACGCGGGCGTAGGCCGTACCGAACCGCGCTTGATCCGAGGCGATACGCAGGTCGCACGACAATGCCAAACCCAACCCAGCACCAGCGGCAGCACCATTGATGACAGCAATCGTCACTTTCGGAATGGAGTAGAGCAGCCACGGCCACGCATGGCCGTCCTGGAGCCGGTCAACTCGCTGCTCATACGTCGCCCCGCCTGCTCCCAGTTCATTACGGTTGTGCATCGCCGACACATCGCCACCGGCACAGAAGCCACGGCCGGCACCAGTCAACACGACCGCACCAACATCCGGGTTGGTGGCAAAGTCGCGCAGCGCTTCCACTGCGGCGACGCCCATCGCTGCGGTCAACGCGTTCAACTTGTCGGGCCGGTTGAGTGTCAGAATACCGACTCGGTTGCGCACTTCTACTTTGAGATCCTCGGTCGCCATATGCCCTCCTGAAGAAGAAACTGAGCCTCGTGCCGTTGCACTCTAGCGGGTGAGACGGATAAAGAAAGGGGTAACTCACGAAAGGCGCTTTCATGCAAACCTTCAAAATTGGCTCTGTCAAAGCGAATGGTCTGAACTTCCACTACCTCGAAATGGGCGAAGGTCCGCTGGTGCTCTGTCTGCACGGGTTTCCCGATCACGCGCGGTCGTTTCGCCACCAACTTCCGGCGCTGGCCGCTGCTGGGTATCGCGTCGTGGCACCGTACCTGCGCGGCTATGCACCGACCGAAAATCCAGCCAACGGTCCCTATCAGCCAGCGGCGTTATCGCAAGATGTAGTAGCTTTAATCGACGCGTTGGCAGGAAAGCCATCCCTTGTCTTCGGGCACGACTGGGGCGCGGCGGCAGCCTACGGCGCGGCAACTATCGCCCCGGAAAAAGTCAGCAAACTCATTACCGCCGCCGTTCCCTTTCCCTCGGCAATCTTCTCGGCGTTTGTCACCAACCCAGAACAACAACGCCGCTCTTGGTACATGTTTTTCTTTCAGATGCCGTTTGCCGAGGACGCGGTCGCGTTGAACGATTACGCTTTCCTCGAACGCATCTGGCAAGACTGGTCACCCGGGTGGCGTTATCCGGCGGAGGAAATGGCCTCGTTGAAGGAGACTTTTCGGAAACCCGGCACGCTGCAAGCTGCCTTGGGATATTACCGCCACATGCTGAATCCGGCCAACCACGACCCAGCCCTCGCACCGATTCAGGAGAAACTGTTCACCGTTCCGATCGACGTCCCGACGTTGTATTTCCACGGCGCGAAAGACGGCTGTCTCGGTCTGGAACTTGCCGACGGCATGGAACAATTCTTTCCCAAAGGCTTACAGACGGTAGTCATTCCCGATGCCGGACACTTCGTGCATCAGGAAAAGCCGGAAGAGGTGAACAAAGCGCTGTTAGAATTTCTCGCGAGCTAGTAGTCTGTACGGATGATGCTGAGGGATGTCATTCCGAGGAGCGCAGCGACGAGGAATCTCGCCATGCATCCGTCGTTTCATGAGATTCTTCGCCTCCGCTCCGCTGCGGCTCAGAATGACAGTACCCCGCGTTTTCCCTGTGGCTGTACTTAGAGCCTATCCTAACAACGGTGGACCCTATGTCATGTCGAGCGGAGTGAGACATCTTTCTTCAGCGAGCAAAACAAGATTCTTCGCTACGCTCAGAATGACAACAGCGGGCGGTAGTGGTTATTAGGATAGGCATTTAGCACGCACCGCGTAGCGCGCCTCACTCCAACGTATCGAACCGCCGAATCAGTTGGAGTTCTTCTGTGGTGGGAGCGGTCGTCTCCGTCACATTCGAGACGACCAAAAGCGGCCAGCCAGTGTTAGCGCGCACCGCGTCGATACTGCCGCCGGGATGCAACGATTCCAGTTGCATCTCTCCGTTCGCAGTAAAGCCGAACACGCCGAGAGAAGTCACCACCTTGCTTGGCCCTCCTCCGGGCAATCCGCTACGGCGTCGCCATTCCTTGCCGTCTCCATATCCCGGCGATGTGCAATAGGAGACCCGTTCCTGAAACCGTCGCTGCTCGTGCATCATGATGATGACGGTACGACGAGCGAACGAAGCGATGTCCGCCGCGCCGCCGCTGCCAGGGAGACGCACGCCTTGAGTTAATGTTGTATTCAAGTTGCCAAAGCGGTCGATTTCCGCACCGCCGATAAAACCGAGGTCGATGCGACCGCGCTGGAGCAACGACATCGCCTCCAGGAGTCCAGTGCACGAGAGCGCTTCGTTGAGGTTGGGCGGATCGCTCATCGTCACGATCGGCTGGGCCGCGCTGCGGTCACGCACGACCCCGTTCTCGAAGACGCCGATTGCCGTCGGTGCATGGAGGGCCTTGGCCACAGCAAAGGCCACGAGCGGCAGCCGCATACCGACAAACACGACTTCGCCATCGCGAATTTCACGCGCGGCGGCGGCAATCATGATTTCGCGAGTGGAAAAAGGTTCGCTCATGATTCGTTGCTCAGGGCTCGTTACACATGCTTCATCGCCAGACGACCAAGTGCGTCAGCCTCGAATTTTGCCAGATAGGCTTCGCGGCCAGAGACTGTCGTCACCCATTCGTGCAACCAAGCCGTAAAGTCTTCCCGTTTCCGCGAGCGGTCATGATAGCGGAGAAAGTAGTCGTCATCGCGTCGCCAAAACCCCTGCACCGGCGCAGGATGCGCCCCCAAGGGCGCGTGCACGACGGCATCGACGAGAATGCCCGGAATCAGCGTGCGGTTGGGGTCGGCCACAATCACGGATCGGTCTACGACTTCTTCGCAGGTGAGCATCACCCGCTCGGCAGCATAAGCAGCTTCGACCGCCGCGCCCAGGTTGCCCCAGAGATGGGCGTTACCGAACTGGTCGGCACGCTGCACATGCAGAATAGCCACATCCGGGACCACAGCTTTGACCGCAATCAATCGCTCAGAGGTAAAAGGACACGTCACTAAGCGGAATGACGTTTCGTCCTTTACGATGTCGCTGCCACTGGCCGTACGAGTCGGGAGGAAGGGCACTCCCATAGCCGCTGCCTTCAGAGCGAGGACAAGGGTAAAGTTCGAGTGGTCGTGCATCGTCAGCGGCTGCGGAATACCACTCTCCATGGCACGGCGGAAGTTGTGCCCCAAGCCGGCACCGACATTGCCAACCCAGGCGGCAATCACTTGCGAGACGCACCCAGCACCAATCAGTTGGTCGAAAAGAATGTCGGAGATCGGACCGATGAGAGTGAGGTCGCGCTTGCCCTGGCGGATAAGCTCATGGCCAGCCGCGAAAGGGATGAGCGACTCCAGGCAAAGGCCCATGGCCACGGAGTCGCCATCGCACACAAGCTCACGTACCGCGTCAGACAAAGGCATGAGTTTGTCTTGTCGGCGCTTGGCCTCGGCAACAGAACTCA
The DNA window shown above is from Deltaproteobacteria bacterium and carries:
- a CDS encoding CoA-transferase, producing MSEPFSTREIMIAAAAREIRDGEVVFVGMRLPLVAFAVAKALHAPTAIGVFENGVVRDRSAAQPIVTMSDPPNLNEALSCTGLLEAMSLLQRGRIDLGFIGGAEIDRFGNLNTTLTQGVRLPGSGGAADIASFARRTVIIMMHEQRRFQERVSYCTSPGYGDGKEWRRRSGLPGGGPSKVVTSLGVFGFTANGEMQLESLHPGGSIDAVRANTGWPLLVVSNVTETTAPTTEELQLIRRFDTLE
- a CDS encoding alpha/beta hydrolase, giving the protein MQTFKIGSVKANGLNFHYLEMGEGPLVLCLHGFPDHARSFRHQLPALAAAGYRVVAPYLRGYAPTENPANGPYQPAALSQDVVALIDALAGKPSLVFGHDWGAAAAYGAATIAPEKVSKLITAAVPFPSAIFSAFVTNPEQQRRSWYMFFFQMPFAEDAVALNDYAFLERIWQDWSPGWRYPAEEMASLKETFRKPGTLQAALGYYRHMLNPANHDPALAPIQEKLFTVPIDVPTLYFHGAKDGCLGLELADGMEQFFPKGLQTVVIPDAGHFVHQEKPEEVNKALLEFLAS
- a CDS encoding NAD(P)/FAD-dependent oxidoreductase: MANVQQSTTVTATGPIEQFDAIVIGAGVSGIYQLYRLQELGLKVRCYEDGSGVGGTWYWNRYPGCRFDSESETYGYSWSKELLQEWNWKEHYSGQPENEQYLNFVTDKFNLRPNIQFNSRVKSAVYDEKANRWDVQLENGQCARAQFVVSAAGILSARYMPPFAGVDSFKGKSFHTSRWPKEKIDFTGKRVAVIGTGATAVQLIPIIAKEVGQLTVFQRTPNYCAPLRNGLVSSETQNQWKANYDKIHKRIRETPAAFMHDFDPRNTFDVSKEERLAVYEKLWAQPGFAKWLGNFHDIMTNREANEDFAEFVRNKIRARVKDPVVAELLAPKDHPFGSKRIPLETEYYEAYNRDNVLLVDVRSAPIEAITPKGVKTTKQEYEFDVIIYATGFDAITGALTSMDIRGEGGQTLKDKWATKGLSTYLGLQTAGFPNLFIATNAAFCNYTVCAETIVEWITDCIRYVREKNFKRIAPTPEAEEAWVEHANELGTHTLLSDAKSWFMGSNIPGKKRAILLYANTAPAYRAKCDEVAAKGYEGFLLQ
- a CDS encoding trehalose-6-phosphate synthase — translated: MRWTAARLAHTWQRRFGTARLVVVTNREPVLVEAENGTASSARPASGVVNALEPVLRACGGIWMARGSLTPTPSSLGLPYRYRRVQLPSPTDQRFNDRFANNGLWPWCHQMETSVELRDEDWHAYLRTNVAFARAILAEVGTKPAVVWIHDYHFALLPRLLRTARPDLTVAQFWHIPWPRPETFRHCPWQRDLLDGLCANDLVGFQTPRDLDNFLALRAGEGTGGTAVGAFPISVDFIAFSRQAESAAVQCEMERWRNAYRLWGKRLCLGIDRLDDTKGIPERLRAFAHFLQRSPDYRRQVVFLQAGPACRTHLERYRAVSERIARLVQEINAQYGDAEWQPIVFLPQHLSLVQLLALYRLADVCVVSALCDGMNLVAKEYVAARTDERGVVLLSRFAGAAQELDQAMLIDPHDCAGFATAFAAALSLSETEVCQRMQRLRQQVEAQNIYRWAGEFLQTLSALQRRREVLSGGSSYGFL
- a CDS encoding enoyl-CoA hydratase; the encoded protein is MATEDLKVEVRNRVGILTLNRPDKLNALTAAMGVAAVEALRDFATNPDVGAVVLTGAGRGFCAGGDVSAMHNRNELGAGGATYEQRVDRLQDGHAWPWLLYSIPKVTIAVINGAAAGAGLGLALSCDLRIASDQARFGTAYARVGYGGDYGVTWQLTQLVGQAKAKELFFLPDMISADEALRVNLVNRVAPHEQLWEEAMAMAERIASGPLVSYRYMKANINLSTTVDFRAMLDREAETHNRCGLTEDHQEGVRAFIEKRPPQFRGR
- a CDS encoding response regulator transcription factor encodes the protein MDPIRVLLADDHTLVRAGLRLIIEQIPGVEVVAEASDGREALQLIPKTHPAIVLMDISMADLNGLEATAYISQDYPEVRVIILSMHSDERHVIQAVRAGAVGYVLKDAVKSELEVALRSVMRGDVYLSAAVSKYVLTNYRRQLRGEPQEDPKETGDSGQLTTPERELLQLIAEGRTTKEIAAKLHLSIKAIEARRARLMDRLDIRDLAGLVRYAIRIGLVSAET
- a CDS encoding response regulator, whose protein sequence is MKTSPPVPPGPARSEEAAGPLPSPASSPDPGLVLATIISAQLRSVALGLGLLYAALGFLHLLVLPAPIAHPMSLLATGTALVLFGLHFLLKYRPAPWSWAHAVAAGMGSLALLNSAVHLFLTADPQQTLNFIFVLIAAGSLFLSTRWLLWFMLVILVSWLLIAGQAVFTQPWLHFGFALLMSAVVALLIHRFRVSTLLHLESLRLQNESRNNVLEEAMRAARQGEEVAAAANQAKSAFLAHMSHEIRTPMNAMLGMAEMLEDTPLTPEQQKYVGIFKTAGDTLLTLIDDILDLSKIEAGKLDLEAVAFDLSTLIKDTLNVLAPRAQAKNLALTHRLPATLPLRLIGDPFQLRQVLLNLVGNAIKFTAHGGVEVEVHILSPATALGSLPQGNSASPVHHVTFSVRDTGIGIPKEKIESIFQSFTQADSSITRQYGGTGLGLSISQRLVRLMGGQLQVESMEGQGSRFFFSLPLRAGGIASDMKEEPSPSPAFSGNGSVPAQQEEHAVHILLAEDLYDNRLIFQAYLRHPDYRVDLADNGDIAFRKFQTKRYDLVLMDMQMPVMDGYTATRAIRQWEKEQGRSPIPILALTAYAMKEEQQKSLAAGCTEHLVKPIRKETLLTIVRSYLPQAPHQDQDQPTELTATASAPVLAQVPAELQKLIPTYLTSQRDEVSQIRAALEQKDYDTIRSQGHAMRGAGGMFGFQAISEIGAALENAAKSQDGGAIRRCVDDLAAYLERVEVVYQ
- a CDS encoding CoA transferase subunit A gives rise to the protein MSSVAEAKRRQDKLMPLSDAVRELVCDGDSVAMGLCLESLIPFAAGHELIRQGKRDLTLIGPISDILFDQLIGAGCVSQVIAAWVGNVGAGLGHNFRRAMESGIPQPLTMHDHSNFTLVLALKAAAMGVPFLPTRTASGSDIVKDETSFRLVTCPFTSERLIAVKAVVPDVAILHVQRADQFGNAHLWGNLGAAVEAAYAAERVMLTCEEVVDRSVIVADPNRTLIPGILVDAVVHAPLGAHPAPVQGFWRRDDDYFLRYHDRSRKREDFTAWLHEWVTTVSGREAYLAKFEADALGRLAMKHV